The sequence below is a genomic window from Acropora palmata chromosome 5, jaAcrPala1.3, whole genome shotgun sequence.
GCGGAATGAACAATTTGGAAAACGCAGAGTCCTACCGGTATCTAGGGGTGACATTGTGCCCTTATGGAAATTTCACCCTTGCAGGGCAAGAATTGAAGAAAGCTAGCCTTCAAGCCCTGTTTAAACTACGGAAAGAGATGGAAAACCACTTCAGTGAGAACATAAAACTCACAATTTAGCTATTTGATGCATTAATATCCCCCATAATCATGTATAGTAGTGGGGTATTGACTGTAACGGCAAACTCGATTCAGACCCAGAAGAACTTGTTCAAAGTAAAGCTTTAAAATGGCTATTAGATGTGAATAAATATTGCAGCAATAATGCTTGCAGGGCCAAAACAGGCAGTTTTCCATTACGAATTAAAGCTCAATGCAGAACATTTAACTGGCTTACTTTAACTAAACACGAAACCCTTTATATATATGATGATGCCGTTTACCAGACTTGAGTTACTACAGAAACGCAGCTGTAATTTTGAAACTATTAAAACTaacttgaaattgaattaattAGGTCGGAAAATGTCAATAAGCTGGTGTAAGCTGCTCTTAACTCCGAAACACGGCAAAAGGTTGTTTAACGAGGGTACTGTTTACACATCAACAACAGAGCCCAGAGCTTTTATATATTATAGAgctatatatatttttaattgttcAGTGTCGGTTGATTGCCTCTGACAGAAACGTACAATTTGTTTTGACAAAGAAATGGGGGTATGAAAACTTTCACTCGATAGTATGACAAAGACGAATGACGCAGGCAAAATTCCTTTGAGGTTTCGGTACTTAAAGGAGCTGAGAATCCAACCACTTAGCTAATTGCGATATCTCTTCCATGCTGTCCAAACATGTGTTTGCAGCCGTTAGcccgaaaaacaaaaaaatcatttgaaaccTGACACTTTCGTTTCGATTATGCCCACCCCACCCAGGTAAAGTTCGAATTCCCCACCACCGGGAGGGCCTTACTGGTCACATCCCCTACTTCCCAGGCACAGAAAATAGTCAAAATGAAGATCGGTTATGCAGTCAGTCTGGTCTGTGTGCATAGTTCAGACCAGCGGGTTCAAAAAAGATGCCGTGAATGTCAACTAATTCTGTCAGGGTAATAGAGGTCGGAGAAAACGACGATTGCACAAAACTGGTGCCACTGATCACATAGACATTTTGTtgtgaaaaggaaatttcccCGCCAAGAATTTAAACTGGCCCGAATTGCTCGAAGcttggttagcgctaaccagcgttaactttCACTGAAACGTATTGAtttcgatacttcttaacAAACAGTTAGTGCCAACCATGCTCCGAACAACCGGCCCATGGCAGATAAAACGAtagaagaaaatatttgaatGGTCTCAGACTCAGCAGGGGCGGATCCAGGAGCAGGGTGCAGTTGGATAACCTGCGGCTTTCTAAAGTAAGAAgcattctgcaaaaaaaaaaaaaaccttggaggttgaagtcatttcttaAAGGTGCACCCCTCCTATAAGAATAATCCTGGATCCGCCCCTGCTCAGCCTGAAGGAGAGCAGTGTTTCGATGGTTTCGTCAAGGCTACATTCTTATAAATTTAGGCGGAACTTTGAGTAAAGAGATagattttgttcctttttgtttacagtttatttagtttcatttGATGAAGCTCCCCATCCATTCTGTCCCACCCACCtaattcacctccccttcccTTCCCTGATGCCATCCATGTTGCTTTCCCTCCCCACCCTTAGAAGAATGGCGGCAAAGAAGTTATTTAATGTATATAGGCTGCcgtcatttgttttttttttctttttttttcccgtagtaGAATGGAACCACTAtccactattattattatagtttcCTAATACGTAAATTACAATTGATTAAGTCTAAAAGAGAGTTCATTGATTCATTGGCTTAAATGTTCACAGGATCTTGTAGGTGATAGAAAATTTATTGAAGCAGCTCATTAGCTTTTATGTTGTACTATCCAAGGGTGTCGGAGGATTTCCTTCAAAGATGGGCGATTGACTGGATTGATGTTAAGCAGAGAATGGATCAGGTTTTTTACTTCTGTGGaacggaaaaacaaaacaggaaacataaattaatgttaaaaggTTGGTTTtccaaaaacttgaaatgcGCCTAAGCTCAAATCATTccacaacaagaaaatttttcaaCTTAAATTAACTCGCTCTAATTTTTCAGTCATTCGACCCACAACCGAGGTTGAAACACTATTTTCAAAACGGTATAACTGCCGTCGAGTCACAAACCGCTaggtaaaaacaaaaaagaaatacctAGTGAGAGATCACTGGGCACGTAAGGTGGCTTCGTAAAAGCATCGCGTATGTGTTCAAATGCATTGAAAACAGGTGATAACATATCCACTAGAAGAATTCCCATCTGCCACACGGTTCCTTGGCAACCATcatattgtttgaatttgtaGTATTCTGGAGGCATGTAACTTTTTGTGCCTGAGAAAAGAGCAATTATTTCAGATGGATAACGTGAACCCACAGAGTAAGAAAAGACAGCATTCTCATCGAAAGATAACTTTTCCCGTGGTcacgattttttttattaaaatatgaCTGAGTGTACAATGGAAAGgttagtttttaaagaaactgtggtgccgcgtcgttggggaagtgaaacactgaGATTAGGACAATCATATGACTTTTGGATGGCATATAGTTTATTTGTGGCCCGAGTAGCATCATTTGTGTCCGAGCAGATGCAAATGATGCTACGAGGGATACAAATAAACTATATGCCCGACAAAAGTCATCAGtttgattatcattattatcaatacaaAAGGCCAAATCGTTGTTTAAGTCCGAGTTTTGACTAGAAAAAGCTGAtcttccattttgaaataaaatctccAATGTGCGAACCAGTTGGTCAAATTGGCGGTTCGACTTTCATTCATAACACCAAATAAAAGTAAATCCTCAGCATGACTCGGTGTCTTAAACACGTGAAGCTTTTTTGGTAAGGCTCTAATCGAAGTGGTAAATCAACAGAATTCTCGTAAATTAATAAGCGTAGTGTTCGGAAAGTCTTTAGTTTTCCTCTTGCCTAATTACTTTCCCTTTACAGTTTACTATGACACTTGGAACTTATTTTTcgtaaacttttgtttttactgCCTTTTCCTATACGCGGGAAATTGGCTCGCGTGACGGGTAGAAGTTTGACCGCAGTGTTCGCTAAGCTTTGGTTCTTAAGTGGTACGCTCTGCGCATGACCACAAAACTGGTCTATTGACAGCGTAGCGTAAgtccttttaaaaaaaattgctctcTTTCTCACCTCTAAACCTGGTAAAAGGCTTTTCTTGGATCTCCGACGATGATCCAAAATCGATCAGCTTTGCCTCATCACAGCTCATATCAATCAGAATATTTTCAGGTTTCACATCTCGGTGCAGAACTCCATTCTCTTCGCAGCAAATGTTGGCGTTCAGCACTTGAGTAAAATATTTTCGTGCTTCCTTCTCTGTCAGCGCAGATTTGGCCTTGTATCTATCCTCAATGATTTGGAACAagtctttacaattttctggTCTTTCCATCACGTACACGAAGAAGTCGTCGATCTCTATCACCTTGTAAATGTCGATCACATTGCGGTTGTGAGCTTGGAATTGGAAATACGCTTCAGCtggaatttcttttccatcGATCTGTGAATAATGGATAGAAATGTAAAAGAGTTTATTTGTACCGGTTTCTGCCAACAATTcattttttacccaaaatgCATGACACTGCCGGTGGTTTTGCCTGCACAAATGAGGATGAAGTTGCGAGGGAGTGGGCGGAGAGATTTGTTCCCCTGACAAAACCCCCTGCTATGCAGGCTCTCTGCttaaaaagttattttatacGAAGCCAGCAAAAAATATGAAAGTTCGAAGCCAACAAAGAATACCTCAGTGGAAAATGTATAAGCAAGAAAAGTCGTTTAgaatatgtaaatttttactttttgttgaGATTTCATTCTGTGTATACTTACCTTCCTAAATTCCTTAACTGAACTCTTGTGGACAAATTTTATCGCCACCTGTAAATGAAATCAGCCATGGAAGTAAGTTTGGTTCGGGTCATATTAACTTAAACAAAAGATATACAGTAATTTGAACAACGGACGGCCTCATCATACACGCGCGAGCGCCACTAACATTCGTCAGAAAAGTTTACTCGCGAATACAAACAAAGCACCAATCATCATTAGCATGGACAAACTTAACATACCGGAAGATTGTCTTTCTTTTGTGTGGCAGAAATTACTTGGCCGAACCCTCCAGCTCCAAGCATTTTTCCAAACTCATAATTATCAAATTCAGCTGAAAttgaacaaaagcaaaagtcAGTTTGTATGTTTAGACCCCAAGTATCTTCACCGATCGTTGTCAAAACTTGATAGGTGTGATCGGGAAGCTTCAGTCAAGACGACGACAGCAGCgccaaggaaaacgtcactagTGACTATTTCATAATGTTGACGGAAGGTGAAGTATGAAGGTATGCTATTGGTGGATTCAAACCGATTTCACTTGGAATAAAATTCTTCCAACCTACCTCTAGGCGTCAGTTTTTTGATGTACTGTGGGGTTTCCTCAGGGATGTTAAAATCTGAGTCGCTGCCATCACAACTTGAGTTTTCACTGGAGGAGCAGCTTCCTGACAAAGAGAATGGATTTTCACCAGTTGACCAAGACACTTCCTGAAAATAAACCAGGAATATGTCAGATTTGGTTAAACTTTGAGTTTATTTATCTAAGTGAATAAGAATAGCAGTGGATGTTACCGAAACACAaagctttttcattttcattaatgaaatttcaattgaactgcggatggaaGAAACTTCAGTTTTAATCATCGTCGCAGTTATGTTATGTTACTTGAGCAGTAGTGAAAGAAAAGGCAGAAAACTCAGGTCTGAACGGGATTCGATCCCTGACCTCTGCGGTGCCGAAAAGAATGATACATTTAAAATCAGTTTTAAGTTCACACGGTACAACCaagggcaaaacaaaacaaaaacagacatTCAATTCTAGTAAATGACAAGCCACCTAAACTTCGCAAAAAATAACTTCGATTGAGCTGACTGCTTGAGGGAGTACAGTTCAAGGAACATCGGACACACCTCCAAGACACTTTGCGATAAACTTTCAGTCGCCAGGAAGCATTTCCGCGTCGTGATCGAAGgaaaaaacgaaatttttctttactaagttgttatttttcacCACTTCTGGAGCAGATTCTCTAGCAAAGGGTCCATGTACAAATATTTTGCGAGCCATGTAATTTAACAATAGACTGGATGCCTTGATAGGTGTGTTCCTTTCTTGTCGAatggtttcttttatttcaaaatgatgttcATTATATTGAGGTCAACAATTTTCACCTGCATTCGTTAAACtgattattgctttttcaaatgttcaaagtacgttgtttttccttttttttacacAGTAGTACGCATCGAAACATGTCCAACGATTGGCCATTAGAGATACCATGACCCTTGCGCCCAGTCTCCcacaaaaggaagaaaaatagCTTACACGTAATAGATCGACCAAGAAAGACAATGTAGTACAATCCGTCTGAGGCCCACTGCGAGAAATCCAAGGTTAACTTTGTTGCTTAAATCTGTTGGAGAAAGAAATTCATGACAGCATTCAATGAATAAGTGTTTGTTCTCTGATTCAGTCGCCATTTCAATAAGAGAAGTCCTGGCAAAACGTATTTCAATCGTGATTTGTCCATCCAAAAAAATTCCCCAGAAGGATGGAAAACTGCTGAAGATCTGGCTTTCAGTGCATTGCCTTGCATAAGGAAGAAGAAGCAACGTAGAATTTTTGGCCGGCTATGGCGGCCGAATCAGTTCCTTGGTATTTGTCTTCTCACTCAGTCTGCTTCTCACTATTACATTTATTCCCTCTAACTAAAACGAATATTGGATATCTTGTGACGTTTTAATTAAGGTACATAAATCTCAAAGCATTTTCCCGTTccttaaaattaaatatctGCGACGCGTTCATAGAATCCACCTATTTTAGAACtagtttccatttttttttcttttcattatcttTGTAAAAGACACATTACCACAATCTGGAACAACTGGACATAAAACAGAACATTTTTATAGAAATTTAAACCAAACATAAATTCAAACCACAACAGATAACAGCCCCAATTTTCTTAAACTTACTGATCTTATTTTTTCGATGTTGTTTCTACTTTATtgcagctcagttggttaatCACAGAGGTGCAAATTTTCTACAGAAAAAGTACTGGTTTATAAACGGTGCTGAAGATGCATATTGTTTAACAGTGGAATCATATCTAAGGAATAAAGacgaaaggaaaagaaagtatGCCATTGGTTCAGAAAGAACAGAATTTTATCTCTAGAAGGCATCCCAGACAAACAGtggacgttttttttttttgcaaaagtcATTGTCAATCAACTTCTGTGAGTTATTTAcgaattttcttatttattaatCATGAAGGAAGAAGGTATGGTGATGATGATCCTCGATCGCAGTATAGCGAGTGGTTAGTTGCAACTTTTCTAGACTGGAGATGTTGCAGGTAAAATCCGATGTCAGGTTAAATCTGGTTTTACCCTGGCTGTTTTTCAATCTCCTGTCTAAAACAAGTGTGGTTAAAAAGTGGGATCATGGCATTTCCACTTTACTCTATCTCCTTCACCTACAGCATCCTATAGGAACCCTCCCTTTATGCTTCATTAAATCTGTCCTACCATTTCTCATTATCTAGATTTTGTTTAGTCCTTACCAAGGTTTGAACTCCCAAACTCTGAACTCGAAATCAACCACAAGTTTACAGGACCATGTATTTTAAACTAATTGGTTCCTATCATGGAATTGGACATTTTGTAAACGGACAGTTAGATGGATCAATcacaattaaaaatgcattttaaattttaaacaa
It includes:
- the LOC141882084 gene encoding serine/threonine-protein kinase pim-1-like encodes the protein MLGAGGFGQVISATQKKDNLPVAIKFVHKSSVKEFRKIDGKEIPAEAYFQFQAHNRNVIDIYKVIEIDDFFVYVMERPENCKDLFQIIEDRYKAKSALTEKEARKYFTQVLNANICCEENGVLHRDVKPENILIDMSCDEAKLIDFGSSSEIQEKPFTRFRGTKSYMPPEYYKFKQYDGCQGTVWQMGILLVDMLSPVFNAFEHIRDAFTKPPYVPSDLSLEVKNLIHSLLNINPVNRPSLKEILRHPWIVQHKS